One segment of Rosa chinensis cultivar Old Blush chromosome 6, RchiOBHm-V2, whole genome shotgun sequence DNA contains the following:
- the LOC112168946 gene encoding uncharacterized protein LOC112168946 codes for MGTLSLFPTSLYGPLRTHLSSSKTHLCNSVFLPHVSVTYPQQRRFRSKNVVFGSKSVDPKESQFFDEDGAVDDMDGYMNYLSLEYDSVWDTKPSWCQPWTITLTGALVIAFSWLILHSVLATGVVVFLIGLWWYIFLYSYPKAYADMIAERRKRVSNGVEDTFGMGETR; via the exons ATggggactctctctctcttccctacTTCTCTCTATGGTCCTCTGCGAACCCATCTCTCATCTTCAAAAACCCATCTCTGCAACTCCGTTTTCTTGCCACACGTCTCTGTAACTTATCCTCAACAAAGACGTTTTCGCAGCAAGAATGTTGTTTTCGGTAGCAAATCAGTTGATCCAAAGGAGTCCCAGTTCTTTGATGAAGATGGAGCTGTGGATGACATGGATGGCTACATGAACTACCTTTCTCTTGAATATGACTCCGTTTGGGACACTAAACCTTCCTG GTGCCAACCATGGACAATTACACTGACCGGAGCGCTCGTGATTGCGTTTAGCTGGTTGATTTTGCACTCAGTATTAGCCACAGGCGTTGTAGTCTTCCTAATTGGTTTATGGTGGTACATCTTTCTGTATTCATACCCAAAG GCGTATGCAGATATGATTGCCGAGCGGAGGAAGAGGGTGTCCAACGGTGTTGAAGACACCTTTGGAATGGGGGAGACGcggtga
- the LOC112168943 gene encoding pre-mRNA-splicing factor 18, which translates to MEDLKKEIEAKRQRLAEAAATGTGSKRYFNRAEMEKKQIQKKREDEKRELEAKAKSKRQSATASSSAAATGGDSTSKSNPNAAATTTTTSAAPSASKALTDEQKIDLINIPKPEVIRRLRILKQPITLFGEDDDARLDRLKHVLKTGMFEVDSDMTEGQTNDFLRDIAELRKRQKSGIVSDRKRKNSEVVDGVVEDGEGGVREDELDGDGGSSGADVDRDLKLMKANFDELCDEDKILVFFKRLLSEWKQELGQMTAADRRAGKKIATLNQCARYLHPLFKFCRKKVLPDDIRRALMVVVDCCMKRDYLAAMDQYIKMAIGNAPWPIGVTMVGIHERSAREKIYTNSVAHIMNDETTRKYLQSVKRLMTFCQRRYPTMPSKAVEFNSLANGSDLQSLLQMETDSGSSQVFEERLRLMPAP; encoded by the exons ATGGAGGATCTGAAGAAAGAGATAGAGGCCAAGCGGCAGAGGCTGGCGGAGGCGGCGGCGACCGGCACCGGCAGCAAGCGATATTTCAATCGCGCCGAGATGGAAAAGAAGCAAATCCAGAAGAAGCGGGAGGATGAGAAACGCGAATTAGAAGCCAAAGCCAAATCCAAGCGCCAATCCGCCaccgcctcctcctccgccgccgcaACCGGTGGTGATTCAACTTCCAAATCAAACCCTAACGCCGCCgctaccaccaccaccacctccgccGCGCCCTCGGCTTCTAAAGCCCTAACCGACGAGCAGAAAATCGACCTGATTAATATCCCCAAGCCGGAAGTGATCCGCCGCCTCAGGATTCTGAAGCAGCCGATCACTCTCTTCGGCGAGGACGACGACGCCCGGCTCGACCGGCTGAAGCACGTGTTGAAGACCGGAATGTTCGAGGTCGACTCCGACATGACGGAGGGGCAGACCAACGATTTCCTCCGGGATATCGCCGAGCTGAGGAAGCGGCAGAAGTCGGGGATTGTGAGCGAccggaagaggaagaactcCGAGGTCGTGGACGGCGTGGTGGAGGACGGCGAGGGTGGGGTGAGGGAAGATGAGCTTGACGGCGACGGCGGGTCGAGCGGAGCTGATGTGGATAGGGACTTGAAGCTAATGAAGGCCAATTTCGATGAGTTGTGCGATGAAGATAAGATTTTGGTGTTCTTCAAGAGGCTGCTGAGTGAATGGAAACAGGAGCTGGGTCAGATGACGGCGGCTGACAGGCGAGCTGGGAAGAAAATTGCCACATTGAATCAATGTGCTCGCTACTTGCATCCCTTGTTCAAGTTTTGCAGGAAGAAG GTTCTTCCAGATGATATTCGCCGAGCGTTGATGGTGGTGGTTGATTGCTGCATGAAGCGAGACTACCTAGCCGCAATGGACCAATACATTAAGATGGCAATTGGGAATGCACCATGGCCAATTGGTGTCACTATGGTTGGTATCCATGAACGTTCAGCTCGCGAGAAGATCTACACCAACAGTGTGGCTCATATTATGAATGATGAGACAACTCGAAAATACTTGCAGTCTGTGAAAAGATTGATGACCTTTTGTCAGCGACGCTACCCAACTATGCCATCAAAAGCTGTTGAGTTCAACAGCTTGGCTAATGGTAGTGACTTGCAGTCTCTGCTACAAATGGAGACTGACTCTGGCAGTAGTCAAGTCTTTGAGGAAAGGCTTCGGTTAATGCCTGCTCCTTAG
- the LOC112168945 gene encoding N-terminal acetyltransferase B complex catalytic subunit NAA20, which produces MTTIRRFCCNDLLRFTSVNLDHLTETFNMSFYMTYLARWPDYFHVAEAPGNRIMGYIMGKVEGQGESWHGHVTAVTVAPEYRRQQLAKKLMNLLEDFSDKIDKGYFVDLFVRASNTPAIKMYEKLGYIIYRRVLRYYSGEEDGLDMRKALSRDVEKKSIIPLKRPVTPDELEYD; this is translated from the exons atgactACGATTCGGAGATTTTGCTGCAATGATCTGCTTCGTTTCACTTCGGTCAATCTCGACCACCTCACTGAAACc TTCAATATGTCGTTCTATATGACCTATTTGGCAAGATGGCCCGATTATTTTCATGTTGCGGAAGCCCCGGGAAATCGAATCATGGGTTACA TTATGGGAAAGGTTGAGGGGCAAGGTGAGTCGTGGCATGGTCATGTAACAGCGGTAACTGTTGCTCCAGAATATCGGAGGCAGCAGCTGGCCAAGAAGCTCATGAACCTCCTTGAAGACTTCAGCGATAAGAT CGATAAGGGTTACTTTGTTGATCTTTTTGTGAGAGCATCAAACACTCCAGCCATAAAGATGTATGAGAAG CTTGGTTATATAATTTATAGACGAGTACTACGGTATTATTCAGGGGAGGAAGATGGGTTAG ATATGAGGAAAGCATTATCTCGGGATGTTGAAAAGAAGTCAATCATACCCCTCAAACGACCAGTTACTCCTGATGAATTAGAGTATGACTAA
- the LOC112168942 gene encoding (-)-kolavenyl diphosphate synthase TPS28, chloroplastic, whose protein sequence is MPSSAHHLVLSVLNSLPSPSSSSFFTHNQPRHLHAGFWFFGDEDKRVLPLICSAVSKPRTRDYAPLLHKIVKDDTQQNEETPPTKDDNSASTQIIKELVDSVKSMLSSMEDGEISISAYDTAWVALVEDVNGTCSPHFPSSLEWIANNQLEDGSWGYKDVFSAHDRIISTLACVVALKSWSLHPDKCDKGMRFFRENLDKIEDENSEHMPIGFEVAFPSVLEIARSLNLEVPDESPVLHEIYACRNLKLSKIPRDILHNVATSLLYSLEGMAGLDWEKLLKLQSRDGSFLFSPASTAYALQQTNDQNCMSYLSRIVHKFNGGVPSVYPVDLFERMWAVDRLQRLGLSRYFEPEIKECVRYVSRYWTDKGISWVRNSEVPDIDDTSMGFRLLRLHGHKVSAEVYEYFKKGSEFFCYPGQSSQAVTGIYNLYRASQLALPEEKILGDAKEFATKFLREKQASNELLDKWMIIKDLPGEVGYALDFPWYASLPRLETIFYIEQYGGEDDVWIGKTLYSMPYISNNVYLELAKLDYNNCQALHLKEWDNIQKWYKEWKLEDYGLSEKSLLTAYFVAAASIFEPERANERLAWAKTVCLVDIIVSYFKGETYDEDKKAFIDEFKTFSNMRDYENARRSSTNKTAGQGIVGALLATLSQLSSVTMALHHQDITESLSQAWEKWLLKWQEKGERYQDEAELLVETINQTAGLSLRQKLLSAAPEYEQLFGLTNKVCNQLRCCENQKNKVNGNCRTKINMTTPEIGSYMQQLVELVLEKSSDDIESLIKQSFFTVARSFYYSTCCDPEVISHHINKVLFQQAI, encoded by the exons ATGCCTTCTTCCGCTCACCACCTCGTTCTCTCTGTCCTAAATTCTCTACCATCACCgtcctcctcttctttcttcacccATAATCAACCTAGACATTTACATGCAG gtttttggtttttcgggGATGAAGACAAAAGGGTTCTTCCCCTAATATGCAGTGCGGTTTCTAAACCTCGCACTCGAG ATTATGCACCCTTGTTGCATAAGATTGTGAAAGATGATACACAACAAAATGAAGAAACTCCTCCTACCAAG GATGACAACTCTGCATCGACCCAGATCATCAAGGAACTTGTGGACTCCGTCAAGTCCATGCTGTCTTCTATGGAGGATGGGGAGATCAGCATATCAGCGTACGATACAGCATGGGTTGCTTTGGTCGAAGACGTCAATGGAACTTGTTCGCCTCATTTCCCTTCCAGCCTCGAATGGATTGCCAACAACCAGCTTGAAGATGGCTCTTGGGGCTACAAGGACGTCTTCTCTGCCCACGATCGAATCATCAGCACCCTAGCCTGTGTTGTTGCGTTGAAATCGTGGAGTCTCCACCCGGATAAATGCGACAAAG GAATGAGGTTTTTCAGGGAAAACCTAGACAAAATTGAAGACGAGAATAGTGAGCACATGCCTATAGGGTTTGAAGTTGCATTCCCTTCTGTCCTGGAAATAGCTCGGAGCTTAAACCTTGAAGTTCCTGACGAGTCTCCTGTGTTGCATGAGATCTATGCCTGCAGAAACCTGAAACTCTCAAA GATACCGAGGGACATACTGCACAATGTGGCCACATCACTGCTTTATAGCCTAGAAGGAATGGCAGGTCTTGACTGGGAAAAGCTTCTGAAACTCCAGTCCAGAGACGGGTCGTTTCTCTTTTCTCCGGCGTCTACTGCCTACGCATTGCAGCAGACAAATGATCAAAACTGCATGTCGTATCTGTCAAGAATAGTCCACAAGTTCAATGGAGGAG TCCCTAGTGTGTATCCAGTCGACTTGTTCGAACGCATGTGGGCTGTCGATCGCTTGCAGAGGTTAGGACTGTCCAGATACTTCGAGCCGGAGATTAAGGAGTGTGTTAGATACGTATCAAG GTATTGGACGGACAAAGGAATTTCTTGGGTGAGAAACTCAGAAGTTCCAGACATCGATGACACATCAATGGGGTTCAGACTGCTCCGGTTGCATGGGCATAAGGTGTCGGCTG AGGTTTATGAGTATTTTAAGAAAGGAAGTGAGTTCTTCTGCTATCCTGGACAGTCGAGCCAAGCTGTGACCGGAATATACAACTTATATAGGGCAAGTCAGTTGGCATTACCGGAAGAGAAGATCCTTGGGGATGCTAAAGAGTTTGCTACTAAATTCCTTAGAGAGAAACAAGCTTCTAATGAGCTTTTGGACAAATGGATGATAATTAAGGACTTACCTGGAGAG GTGGGTTACGCGCTGGATTTTCCATGGTATGCGAGCTTACCTCGACTGGAGACTATATTTTACATTGAACAATATGGTGGTGAAGATGATGTTTGGATTGGCAAGACTCTCTACAG CATGCCCTACATTAGCAATAATGTGTATCTGGAGCTGGCAAAGCTAGACTACAACAATTGCCAAGCATTACATCTCAAGGAATGGGACAACATTCAAAA GTGgtacaaagaatggaaactcGAAGACTATGGACTGAGTGAAAAGAGTCTCCTCACGGCTTATTTTGTTGCGGCAGCGAGCATTTTCGAACCCGAAAGAGCTAATGAGCGACTTGCATGGGCTAAAACGGTATGCCTAGTTGATATAATTGTGTCTTATTTTAAGGGAGAAACTTACGATGAAGATAAGAAGGCTTTCATTGATGAATTCAAAACCTTTTCCAATATGCGAGACTATGAGAATGCAAG GAGGTCCTCCACAAACAAGACTGCAGGGCAAGGAATTGTTGGGGCTTTGCTGGCAACCCTAAGCCAACTCTCATCGGTTACAATGGCGCTACATCACCAAGACATTACCGAATCTCTAAGTCAAGCT TGGGAAAAGTGGCTACTGAAGTGGCAAGAGAAAGGGGAGAGGTACCAAGATGAAGCTGAGTTACTAGTGGAAACAATAAATCAAACCGCTGGCCTTTCACTTCGGCAAAAGTTGTTGTCCGCTGCTCCAGAATATGAGCAGCTTTTCGGCCTAACTAACAAAGTTTGCAATCAACTTCGTTGTTGcgaaaaccaaaagaacaag GTAAATGGCAACTGCAGAACCAAAATCAACATGACAACCCCAGAAATAGGATCATACATGCAGCAATTGGTGGAATTGGTGCTAGAAAAATCTTCCGATGACATAGAATCCTTGATTAAGCAAAGCTTTTTTACCGTAGCGAGGAGTTTTTACTATTCGACATGCTGCGACCCTGAAGTTATTAGCCACCACATTAACAAAGTACTCTTTCAGCAAGCAATTTGA